A genome region from Hevea brasiliensis isolate MT/VB/25A 57/8 chromosome 9, ASM3005281v1, whole genome shotgun sequence includes the following:
- the LOC110654716 gene encoding uncharacterized protein LOC110654716, whose amino-acid sequence MDGSCSRCKTGFGRSRGSLCFLLNSLVFRGTRFNQSFGGGIGFMRKCIPWKDEHKFTVRLVGGAVQPFFSANLQVQHRHMTRNAACMNMQGQSGQEFFWLHPSGRNTSFDLALFF is encoded by the exons ATGGATGGTTCTTGCAGTAGATGCAAAACGGGTTTTGGTAGGAGCAGGGGCTCGTTATGTTTTTTGCTCAACTCTCTTGTGTTCCGAGGAACAAGATTCAATCAGAGTTTTGGTGGTGGGATAGGGTTCATGAG AAAATGCATCCCATGGAAAGATGAACATAAGTTCACTGTAAGGCTGGTAGGGGGCGCAGTACAACCATTTTTCTCTGCTAACTTGCAG GTGCAACACAGGCACATGACACGCAATGCTGCATGTATGAATATGCAAGGTCAATCAGGCCAAGAGTTCTTTTGGCTTCATCCCAGTGGCAGGAATACTTCATTTGACCTTGCACTTTTCTTTTGA
- the LOC110654717 gene encoding peptidyl-prolyl cis-trans isomerase FKBP20-2, chloroplastic isoform X1 — MLMSMLSSSPPCKQLPLSPSLHLSVRCSNRGFFAFSGLTDRTLSSCSNLGNLFASKKHIVRCCHNFSDRSMQNGHELHFEEKCRRRIILFFSASSGLFQTLPSLGKTKSKNPYDEKRLLEQNKRMQKENNAPADFPNFIREGFEVKVVASENYIKRDSGLIYRDFEVGKGDCPKAGQQVTFHYIGYNESGRRIDSTYLQGSPAKIRMGTNALVPGFEEGIRDMRPGGKRRMIIPPELGPPVGPSTFFSSKQFEVFDVELLSVQDCQRRTIAFYSDVVCN, encoded by the exons ATGCTGATGAGTATGCTTTCGTCCTCTCCTCCTTGTAAGCAACTTCCGCTGTCTCCCTCTCTACATCTGTCTGTGAGATGCTCCAATAGGGGATTCTTCGCATTTTCTGGGCTTACTG ATAGAACCCTTTCATCTTGTTCCAATTTAGGAAACCTCTTTGCATCAAAGAAGCATATAGTGCGTTGCTGTCACAATTTCAGTGATAGAAG CATGCAGAATGGACATGAATTACATTTTGAAGAGAAATGCAGGCGTAGGATCATCCTTTTCTTTTCTGCCTCATCAGGCTTGTTTCAAACTTTGCCTTCTTTGGGAAAGACAAAGAGTAAGAACCCATATGATGAAAAACGTTTATTAGAGCAGAACAAACGGATGCAGAAAGAAAACAATGCACCTGCAGACTTTCCAAATTTTATTAGAGAAG GTTTTGAGGTTAAAGTAGTGGCATCAGAGAACTATATAAAGCGTGACTCTGGGCTTATATACCGAGATTTTGAAGTTGGTAAAGGTGATTGCCCAAAGGCTGGTCAACAG GTGACTTTCCACTATATTGGATATAACGAGTCAGGCCGTCGCATTGACAGTACCTACTTACAGGGCTCTCCTGCCAAAATCCGCATGGGCACTAACGCATTAGTTCCAG GATTTGAAGAAGGAATTCGAGATATGAGGCCTGGGGGGAAGAGAAGAATGATCATTCCTCCAGAACTTGGACCGCCG GTAGGACCTTCCACATTTTTCAGTTCAAAGCAGTTCGAAGTGTTTGATGTGGAACTTCTCAGCGTCCAGGATTGCCAAAGGAGGACTATAGCATTCTATTCCGATGTTGTATGCAATTGA
- the LOC110654717 gene encoding peptidyl-prolyl cis-trans isomerase FKBP20-2, chloroplastic isoform X2, giving the protein MLMSMLSSSPPYRTLSSCSNLGNLFASKKHIVRCCHNFSDRSMQNGHELHFEEKCRRRIILFFSASSGLFQTLPSLGKTKSKNPYDEKRLLEQNKRMQKENNAPADFPNFIREGFEVKVVASENYIKRDSGLIYRDFEVGKGDCPKAGQQVTFHYIGYNESGRRIDSTYLQGSPAKIRMGTNALVPGFEEGIRDMRPGGKRRMIIPPELGPPVGPSTFFSSKQFEVFDVELLSVQDCQRRTIAFYSDVVCN; this is encoded by the exons ATGCTGATGAGTATGCTTTCGTCCTCTCCTCCTT ATAGAACCCTTTCATCTTGTTCCAATTTAGGAAACCTCTTTGCATCAAAGAAGCATATAGTGCGTTGCTGTCACAATTTCAGTGATAGAAG CATGCAGAATGGACATGAATTACATTTTGAAGAGAAATGCAGGCGTAGGATCATCCTTTTCTTTTCTGCCTCATCAGGCTTGTTTCAAACTTTGCCTTCTTTGGGAAAGACAAAGAGTAAGAACCCATATGATGAAAAACGTTTATTAGAGCAGAACAAACGGATGCAGAAAGAAAACAATGCACCTGCAGACTTTCCAAATTTTATTAGAGAAG GTTTTGAGGTTAAAGTAGTGGCATCAGAGAACTATATAAAGCGTGACTCTGGGCTTATATACCGAGATTTTGAAGTTGGTAAAGGTGATTGCCCAAAGGCTGGTCAACAG GTGACTTTCCACTATATTGGATATAACGAGTCAGGCCGTCGCATTGACAGTACCTACTTACAGGGCTCTCCTGCCAAAATCCGCATGGGCACTAACGCATTAGTTCCAG GATTTGAAGAAGGAATTCGAGATATGAGGCCTGGGGGGAAGAGAAGAATGATCATTCCTCCAGAACTTGGACCGCCG GTAGGACCTTCCACATTTTTCAGTTCAAAGCAGTTCGAAGTGTTTGATGTGGAACTTCTCAGCGTCCAGGATTGCCAAAGGAGGACTATAGCATTCTATTCCGATGTTGTATGCAATTGA